ACGTAAGTGCTGAAATTACGAATTTTGAGACCGATTTTATTAAAAATTCTTCTACAGTATTTACGTCGCTAATCAGACGACTTGCGATATCCCCCGTTTTTAGGTTTTCGTATTCGTTTAGGGAAAGTCTTTTCAGGTGTTCTAAGACGCGGATTCTAATTTTGTAAGTGATGTCTTTGGTTATTTTTTCAAAAAAGTATGTTTGTGCGACGTTTAGGGCTATAAAGGCGCTTCTTAAAAAGACCACCACAAAAAGAGTGACTAATACGTAACAAAACGCAGAGCAGTTTCCGAAAACCGCACTTATGGTCTTGGTCCATAAGCCGGGCTTATGTAAAAGTACTTCATCTATAAGTAAAGGCATTAAAAGGGGTATCGGTATTGATATTATAGTGGCTATTAATGCTATAATCTGAGCGAGAATAAATTCGCGTTTGTATTTTTTTATTTCGTTTAGTAGTTTTTTGAAACTATACAATTTCAGCCTTTAGGAGTTTTTATGAAAAAAATTATACTATTATTTTTTGCGATAGCCGCTTTTGGTTTTACTTCTGTGGACGCTACGGTTGAGAATATAAAAAAACTCCGTAATCAAAACATTACGATTGTAGATATAAGAACGCCTCCGGAGTGGGAAGCTACGGGTGTGATACCGGGAGCCTTAAGAGATACGTTTTTTCTGCGTGACGGGTCGATAAATAGGGATTTTTTGCAAACTCTTAAAAAAAACGGAGTGAAAAAATTCGCAATTATATGTCGTACGGGACATAGGAGCGCTGTAGCTGCCGAAATTTTGGAAAAAAACGGAATAGAGGTGATTAATCTAAAAGGTGGTATGTTTAGGTTGATGAAGGATATGTTGAAAAGAGAGTTTTAATTTGTAAAAAAAATATGCCGATGTTGTTTTAAAGTATCGGAGGAGCGTATGAAAATAGAAGATTATCTCAAACTTTTTGAAGAAAACCCTTATGTTTCTGTTATTTTGTATAGAGAAAAGATAATTTATGCAAATAAGACTTTTTGTGATTTGATAGGAATGAGCAAAGAGGAGATAATT
This window of the Caminibacter pacificus genome carries:
- a CDS encoding rhodanese-like domain-containing protein — its product is MKKIILLFFAIAAFGFTSVDATVENIKKLRNQNITIVDIRTPPEWEATGVIPGALRDTFFLRDGSINRDFLQTLKKNGVKKFAIICRTGHRSAVAAEILEKNGIEVINLKGGMFRLMKDMLKREF